One Thermicanus aegyptius DSM 12793 DNA segment encodes these proteins:
- a CDS encoding DUF190 domain-containing protein, translated as MSLTSTEVVHLLLAASTLLLCARLFGMWMEKIGSPRVVGEIGAGILLGPSFFGMVAPDLWQWLFAGIKGEDQLLSVLYWLGFALLLFVTGYDMQFRFYRGEGKLITTLLLATTILPFSIGFFYSDLFPWRHYMGASGNELSFSLVMGIIFSLTSIPVISKIFLDLHISHTSFAKIILIIAGFHDLILWGILSVALSVSLGTTLFVPSLYAYFVPILLLILLIGVILWRNGSSKFPRFPIAIHEEGAIAFSLVFLWFFSSMISSLGMDILLGALITGILMRTIVDAKQFTLGKSLHAISMSIFVPIYFALVGFQIDLRHPFPLLDFLLLFISATILQILLAWFGARFNGQSPRSALNFAAALNARGGPGIIVASVAYQAEVINGDLFTMFIFLSVLTSWMAGAWLKRVMKKKEPLMNELKTEKKFPSPFYYQKTERPLKQLAIYLYEQDRHRSEPLHHLILQNAREHNMLGVTVFRGIAGFGKSKRIQSILKFEALHYLPVMIHIIDTEEKINSFLPKVETLLREYGSVGGVFTLSSVEATFFHPERWE; from the coding sequence GTGTCATTAACCAGCACGGAAGTGGTTCATCTTCTCCTGGCCGCTTCGACTCTCCTTCTTTGTGCTCGCCTATTCGGGATGTGGATGGAGAAAATCGGTTCTCCTAGGGTCGTGGGGGAGATCGGGGCAGGAATCCTCCTAGGGCCTTCTTTCTTCGGGATGGTGGCCCCGGATTTATGGCAATGGCTTTTTGCAGGGATTAAAGGAGAGGATCAGCTTCTTTCTGTCCTCTACTGGCTCGGCTTTGCTCTTCTCCTTTTTGTAACGGGGTACGATATGCAATTCCGTTTCTATAGAGGGGAAGGAAAACTGATCACCACCTTGTTACTCGCAACGACGATCCTTCCCTTTTCCATCGGTTTTTTTTATAGCGACCTTTTCCCTTGGCGTCATTATATGGGGGCTTCCGGAAACGAACTTTCTTTTTCCTTGGTCATGGGAATCATCTTTTCCCTCACTTCCATCCCCGTGATTTCCAAGATATTTCTTGATCTGCACATCTCACACACCTCATTTGCGAAAATCATTTTAATTATTGCAGGATTTCATGATTTAATCTTGTGGGGGATTTTATCGGTCGCTTTGAGCGTTTCTCTGGGAACCACTCTTTTCGTTCCTTCGCTGTACGCCTATTTCGTCCCCATCCTTCTTCTCATCCTGCTCATTGGGGTTATTCTGTGGAGAAATGGAAGCTCAAAATTTCCCCGGTTTCCCATCGCCATCCACGAAGAAGGAGCGATCGCATTCTCCCTTGTTTTTTTATGGTTTTTCTCCAGCATGATCAGTTCCCTAGGGATGGATATCCTCCTTGGCGCATTGATCACGGGGATCTTGATGCGCACCATCGTCGATGCGAAACAATTCACCTTAGGGAAAAGCTTGCATGCCATCTCGATGTCCATCTTCGTTCCGATCTATTTTGCATTGGTGGGTTTCCAGATTGACTTACGTCATCCGTTTCCCCTTCTTGATTTTCTACTCCTCTTTATCTCTGCTACGATTTTACAAATCCTCCTAGCATGGTTCGGAGCCCGTTTCAACGGGCAATCTCCCAGGAGTGCCCTGAATTTCGCGGCAGCCTTAAATGCGAGAGGCGGTCCTGGAATCATCGTGGCATCCGTCGCCTACCAGGCAGAAGTGATTAACGGTGATCTTTTCACGATGTTTATCTTTCTCTCCGTCCTTACTTCCTGGATGGCAGGCGCCTGGTTAAAAAGGGTGATGAAAAAAAAGGAGCCGCTCATGAATGAGCTGAAGACCGAAAAAAAATTCCCTTCCCCCTTTTATTATCAAAAAACGGAACGTCCCCTGAAACAATTGGCGATTTATCTTTATGAACAGGACCGTCATCGATCGGAACCCCTCCATCATCTCATTTTGCAAAACGCCCGGGAACACAACATGCTGGGGGTTACGGTCTTTCGAGGCATTGCAGGGTTTGGAAAAAGCAAACGCATTCAATCGATTCTGAAATTTGAAGCACTCCATTATCTTCCTGTGATGATTCACATCATCGATACGGAAGAGAAAATTAACTCTTTTCTTCCCAAAGTAGAGACACTCCTCCGGGAATACGGGAGCGTTGGAGGGGTTTTCACCCTCTCTTCTGTGGAAGCTACGTTCTTTCATCCGGAAAGATGGGAATAA
- a CDS encoding cation:proton antiporter: protein MILQNQEVIHVLLAASILLAFARLFGWIMEKLGSPRVIGEIGAGILLGPTLLEWLLPDLWRFIFTGVLEEDLLLSVLYWLGFSLLMFISGVELKLEWKKEYSRLTATLVLLTTTIPFLTGIIFTDLFHWEVFFGEAKNPLAFSLVMGIAFAVISIPVISKIFFDLGISHTSFAQINLTIAGIHDLFLWVILAFATALVHEGYGSYSLLTPLITTTGFILSFAWFLPNLISRFRWSLASEENSLSSTMILLWVSVSLAGLLSIDMMFGALAAGLFVRRVENASVKTGKMVELLKKVSLSSFIPLYFSLVGFQLDLLHHFPLFSFLLILFLATLIQGSLVWLGAKWMGQTPLTSLNFAAALNARGGPGIVLATVAYQAKIINQDLFAIFVMLSLVTSWIAGTWLRYALHRKWSLMKEE from the coding sequence ATGATCTTACAAAACCAAGAAGTGATCCACGTATTGCTGGCCGCTTCGATTTTGTTAGCTTTTGCCCGCCTTTTCGGTTGGATTATGGAGAAGCTGGGGTCCCCCCGGGTGATCGGAGAAATAGGCGCAGGAATCCTCCTCGGCCCAACCCTCCTGGAGTGGCTTCTTCCTGATCTATGGCGATTTATCTTCACAGGTGTATTGGAGGAAGATCTTCTCCTCTCTGTCCTCTATTGGTTGGGATTTTCCTTGCTCATGTTTATCTCCGGCGTTGAACTCAAATTGGAATGGAAAAAGGAATACAGCCGATTAACGGCGACCCTTGTCCTGCTCACGACGACAATCCCTTTTCTAACCGGGATTATATTTACAGATCTCTTCCATTGGGAGGTCTTTTTTGGAGAAGCCAAGAACCCATTGGCGTTCTCTCTGGTCATGGGAATCGCTTTCGCCGTCATCTCCATACCCGTCATCTCAAAAATTTTCTTTGATCTGGGAATATCCCACACCTCATTTGCCCAGATTAATTTAACCATCGCCGGAATACATGACCTTTTCTTATGGGTGATCCTTGCCTTTGCTACGGCACTGGTTCATGAGGGCTATGGATCTTACTCCCTCCTTACCCCCCTCATTACCACAACAGGGTTTATCCTTAGTTTTGCCTGGTTTCTCCCCAACCTAATTTCACGATTCAGATGGTCGTTGGCTTCGGAGGAGAACAGCCTCTCTTCGACCATGATCCTTCTTTGGGTTTCCGTGAGCCTGGCCGGTTTATTGAGCATTGATATGATGTTTGGCGCTTTGGCCGCCGGTTTATTCGTGCGAAGAGTGGAAAACGCATCGGTTAAAACCGGAAAAATGGTGGAATTGTTAAAGAAGGTCTCCTTGTCCAGTTTCATTCCCCTTTATTTTTCACTGGTGGGATTCCAGCTTGACCTACTTCACCATTTTCCTCTCTTCTCCTTTCTCCTGATCCTCTTTCTAGCCACCCTCATTCAAGGCTCGCTGGTTTGGCTGGGAGCGAAATGGATGGGGCAGACCCCTCTTACTTCCCTCAATTTTGCAGCTGCCTTAAATGCCCGGGGAGGGCCAGGAATCGTGCTGGCCACGGTAGCGTACCAGGCGAAAATTATTAACCAGGATCTTTTCGCCATCTTTGTGATGCTCTCCCTCGTAACCTCCTGGATTGCGGGAACATGGCTTCGTTACGCCCTTCACCGGAAATGGTCCTTGATGAAGGAAGAATAG
- the crcB gene encoding fluoride efflux transporter CrcB: MEKLQFLIAVATGGALGAIARYLVTLFIGDRIGGVFPWGTWVVNLVGSLLIGFIFTLSVETTALSTNLRLFLITGFLGGFTTFSSFANESLLLFRQGFNTMALLYMVSTNFLGILFVILGSALAHWFIR; the protein is encoded by the coding sequence GTGGAAAAATTACAGTTTTTAATCGCCGTTGCGACAGGGGGGGCTTTAGGGGCAATCGCTCGGTACTTGGTCACGCTTTTTATCGGGGATCGAATCGGAGGGGTTTTCCCATGGGGCACATGGGTGGTTAATCTGGTGGGCTCTCTTTTGATTGGCTTTATCTTTACCCTGAGCGTGGAGACCACAGCCCTTTCGACGAACCTGCGGCTCTTTCTTATCACCGGCTTTTTAGGCGGCTTTACCACCTTTTCCTCTTTCGCGAACGAAAGCCTTCTTCTGTTCCGCCAAGGGTTTAATACCATGGCTCTTCTGTATATGGTAAGCACCAATTTTCTGGGCATTCTCTTCGTCATCCTAGGCTCCGCCTTGGCCCATTGGTTCATCCGATAG
- a CDS encoding DUF2281 domain-containing protein, giving the protein MNAGKSILLKLIDEIPENQVREVIDYILFLKNKQNNQVFKDLLSAGESGIDFWDNDIDDEVWNNV; this is encoded by the coding sequence ATGAATGCAGGTAAGAGCATTTTATTAAAATTAATTGATGAAATTCCAGAAAATCAAGTACGAGAAGTTATTGATTATATTTTATTTTTAAAAAATAAGCAGAATAATCAGGTATTCAAGGATTTATTGTCTGCCGGTGAGAGCGGCATAGATTTTTGGGACAATGATATTGATGACGAGGTTTGGAATAATGTATAA
- a CDS encoding alpha/beta hydrolase encodes MKTNRREVSPFFYPGDERGLLLIHGFTGSTAEMIPMGTFFHSKGMTVHGPLLAGHGTTPEEMAKTGWKDWWQSAVHGYERLKEAGCERIYVGGLSMGGLLALRLAREKKVQGAISMAAPIRFRDRTAHFAFFIHHFIPYVGRGPQKAPHIEEVIVPYEKMPVKSVAELKRLMQDVRRGLPEIRTPVLIVQGKRDETIFPTDAKIIYETIGSQQKEIHYYDNSSHILVLDHDREKIFQDVYEFIQKLEGME; translated from the coding sequence ATGAAAACAAACCGAAGAGAAGTCTCCCCCTTTTTTTATCCGGGAGATGAAAGGGGACTTTTACTGATTCACGGTTTTACGGGGTCTACAGCGGAAATGATTCCCATGGGTACGTTTTTTCATTCCAAGGGGATGACGGTTCATGGCCCGCTTCTTGCCGGACACGGAACCACCCCGGAGGAGATGGCGAAAACAGGTTGGAAAGATTGGTGGCAATCGGCCGTTCATGGATATGAGCGGTTAAAGGAAGCCGGATGCGAGCGAATTTATGTAGGCGGCCTTTCCATGGGCGGTCTTTTAGCCCTTCGACTGGCCAGGGAAAAAAAGGTTCAAGGAGCCATCTCCATGGCGGCTCCCATCCGCTTTCGGGATCGGACCGCACACTTTGCTTTTTTCATCCACCATTTTATCCCTTATGTGGGAAGAGGGCCTCAAAAAGCTCCCCATATCGAAGAGGTGATCGTTCCTTACGAAAAAATGCCGGTGAAATCGGTGGCAGAGTTAAAGCGGTTGATGCAAGACGTACGGCGAGGTCTGCCCGAGATCCGGACGCCGGTATTGATTGTCCAAGGGAAAAGAGATGAAACCATCTTTCCTACCGATGCGAAGATCATCTATGAAACAATCGGCTCTCAGCAAAAAGAGATCCATTATTACGACAATTCTTCTCATATTCTCGTCCTAGATCATGATCGGGAAAAAATTTTCCAGGATGTCTATGAATTCATCCAAAAATTAGAAGGGATGGAATAG
- a CDS encoding type II toxin-antitoxin system PemK/MazF family toxin, with translation MYKQGDILLVPIPFSDLTSNKKRPVLVLSNDDYNIRTADIVVAAITSNLAAKDYIVMLTGSELDEGTLKVDSCIRVDKIYTLSQSIVDSNSKQFLLQIYLIRCHPTSPQPRAVSRSNCFFGMLQQTSTASDSTTKGIHRRINFMNMSDQRIR, from the coding sequence ATGTATAAACAGGGCGATATTTTATTAGTTCCTATTCCTTTCAGTGATTTGACTTCGAATAAAAAACGCCCTGTTCTTGTTTTATCTAATGATGATTATAACATCAGAACAGCGGATATAGTGGTTGCGGCTATTACTTCGAACTTAGCAGCAAAAGATTATATTGTGATGTTAACCGGTAGCGAACTTGATGAGGGAACCTTAAAGGTGGATTCCTGCATAAGGGTAGATAAAATTTATACCTTATCCCAAAGTATTGTAGATTCCAATTCTAAACAGTTTTTACTCCAAATTTATTTGATTCGTTGCCACCCTACCTCACCGCAACCGCGCGCAGTAAGCCGATCGAACTGCTTCTTTGGGATGCTTCAGCAGACCAGCACGGCATCTGATTCTACCACTAAGGGAATTCATCGTCGAATTAACTTCATGAACATGTCGGATCAAAGAATTAGATAA
- the smpB gene encoding SsrA-binding protein SmpB: MADGKKVVAQNKKARHDYFIEDTFEAGIVLAGTEVKSIRRGKVNLKDSFARIKDGEAFLMNMHISPYEQGNRYNQDPLRTRKLLLRKKEIFRLMGLTKEKGYSLIPLELYFKGGFAKIELALAKGKKLYDKRESMKERDSKREIERVFRERQKG, encoded by the coding sequence ATGGCAGACGGAAAAAAGGTGGTGGCACAGAACAAAAAAGCCCGACACGATTACTTTATTGAAGATACCTTCGAAGCAGGGATCGTCTTGGCTGGAACCGAGGTAAAATCGATTCGTCGGGGGAAAGTAAATTTAAAGGATAGCTTTGCCCGAATTAAAGACGGGGAAGCTTTCCTCATGAACATGCACATCAGTCCCTATGAACAAGGAAATCGCTATAATCAGGATCCTTTGCGTACTCGGAAACTGCTCCTACGGAAAAAGGAGATTTTCCGCCTGATGGGTCTTACAAAGGAAAAGGGATATTCCCTCATCCCGCTGGAGCTTTATTTCAAGGGAGGCTTTGCAAAAATCGAATTGGCTTTGGCTAAAGGGAAAAAGCTCTACGATAAACGAGAGTCCATGAAAGAGCGGGATTCCAAACGGGAGATCGAACGGGTCTTCCGGGAACGGCAGAAGGGATAA
- the rnr gene encoding ribonuclease R, with protein sequence MEERLMDLMHQISYKPMTVQELEKALHITDPEEFKALVKMLNRLEKEGEIVQTRTHRYGLPEHMNLLKGRIQGNAKGFAFLIPDDQDQEDIYINGSDLNGALNGDTVLVRVNQAPFGKRVEGEVVRILKRANQRIVGTYQDSAYFGFVVPDDTRITADVFIPKEMSMGAVDGHKVVVEMTKFPDGRKNGEGRIVEILGHKNDPGVDILSIIRKFNLPEQFPEEVLREAEEIPDQIREEDLTGRRDLRERIIVTIDGEDAKDLDDAVEVERLPNGNYLLGVHIADVSYYVQEGTALDREAYQRGTSVYLVDRVIPMLPHRLSNGICSLNPKVDRLTLSCVMEFTEQGSLEHYEIFPSVIRTKERMTYTAVNQILVEHDKGMTSRYEELVPLFQRMEELSRILRRAREKRGAIDFELDEAKVIVNEDGRPINVLLRERQVAEKLIEDFMLAANETIAEHFFWLKVPFIYRIHEDPDPQKMQSFLEFISTLGYLIRGGTAARISPKALQRVLEEAKGTPEENVISTVLLRSMKQAKYADYHAGHFGLAADYYTHFTSPIRRYPDLMVHRLIREYLFSGEVDEERIDELKEKLPEIAKQSSDRERIAMEAERETDALKMAEYMMDHIGEEFDAVVSGTTSFGLFVKLPNTIEGMIHVSYLTDDYYHYNEKQYALVGERTGKTYRIGDLVRVRCIAVHKEERTIDFELVGDKTEGTWKRKKTPKVILAPGKEKKEKHTFSPVGGKLKSLNHQMERKKKKKRKKGKK encoded by the coding sequence ATGGAAGAACGCCTGATGGATCTTATGCATCAGATTTCCTATAAACCCATGACCGTACAAGAATTGGAGAAGGCGCTTCACATCACCGATCCGGAAGAGTTTAAAGCGCTGGTGAAAATGCTGAACCGTTTGGAGAAAGAGGGGGAGATTGTTCAGACGCGTACCCACAGGTATGGTTTGCCGGAGCATATGAATCTCTTGAAAGGGCGGATACAGGGAAATGCGAAGGGTTTTGCCTTCCTAATCCCAGATGATCAAGATCAGGAAGATATATACATTAATGGAAGTGATCTAAATGGGGCATTAAATGGAGACACGGTGTTGGTACGAGTCAACCAAGCTCCTTTCGGCAAGCGAGTTGAAGGAGAAGTGGTTCGGATCCTAAAGAGGGCGAACCAGAGGATTGTGGGCACCTACCAGGATTCCGCCTATTTCGGTTTTGTCGTTCCGGATGACACGAGGATCACCGCGGATGTGTTCATCCCAAAGGAGATGAGCATGGGGGCGGTGGATGGGCATAAAGTGGTGGTGGAGATGACCAAGTTTCCCGACGGACGAAAAAACGGAGAAGGGCGTATCGTGGAAATCTTGGGACACAAGAATGATCCGGGAGTAGATATTCTCTCTATTATTCGCAAGTTTAACCTCCCGGAACAGTTCCCGGAAGAGGTCCTGAGGGAAGCGGAAGAAATTCCCGATCAGATCAGGGAGGAAGATTTAACAGGACGGCGGGATCTGCGGGAGCGTATCATCGTAACCATTGACGGGGAAGATGCGAAGGATTTGGACGATGCGGTAGAAGTAGAGCGATTGCCCAATGGGAATTACCTCTTAGGAGTACATATTGCCGATGTGAGTTATTATGTTCAAGAAGGCACAGCCCTTGATCGAGAAGCATACCAACGGGGGACAAGCGTTTACCTGGTTGACCGGGTGATTCCCATGTTACCCCATCGCCTTTCCAACGGAATTTGTAGTTTAAATCCAAAGGTGGACCGTTTAACCCTCTCCTGCGTGATGGAATTTACCGAACAAGGAAGCCTGGAACATTATGAGATTTTCCCCAGTGTGATCCGAACCAAGGAACGGATGACCTACACGGCGGTGAATCAAATCCTGGTGGAGCATGATAAAGGGATGACGTCCCGTTATGAGGAATTGGTTCCCCTCTTTCAACGGATGGAAGAACTTTCCCGTATCCTGAGAAGAGCCAGGGAGAAAAGGGGAGCCATTGATTTTGAATTGGATGAGGCCAAGGTGATCGTCAATGAAGACGGTAGACCGATCAATGTGTTGCTCAGGGAGCGGCAAGTGGCCGAGAAGCTGATCGAAGATTTTATGCTGGCTGCCAACGAAACGATTGCCGAGCATTTCTTTTGGCTGAAAGTCCCCTTCATTTACCGCATCCATGAAGACCCGGATCCTCAAAAGATGCAATCCTTTTTAGAGTTTATTTCTACCTTGGGATATCTCATCCGGGGTGGAACGGCAGCCCGCATCTCCCCCAAAGCCTTGCAGAGGGTTCTGGAAGAGGCAAAAGGAACCCCCGAAGAGAACGTGATCTCAACGGTTCTCCTCCGTTCCATGAAACAGGCTAAGTATGCCGACTACCATGCGGGTCACTTTGGATTGGCGGCAGACTATTACACGCATTTTACCTCCCCCATTCGCCGCTATCCTGATCTGATGGTACACCGCCTCATACGGGAGTATCTCTTCTCCGGGGAGGTGGATGAGGAGAGAATCGATGAGTTAAAGGAAAAACTCCCGGAGATTGCGAAACAATCCTCCGACCGGGAGCGGATCGCCATGGAAGCGGAGAGAGAGACGGATGCCCTGAAGATGGCCGAATACATGATGGATCATATTGGGGAGGAATTTGATGCCGTGGTCAGCGGAACAACCTCTTTCGGCCTTTTCGTGAAGCTGCCCAACACCATCGAAGGGATGATTCACGTCAGCTATTTAACCGATGACTACTACCATTATAACGAGAAACAATATGCCTTGGTTGGGGAAAGAACAGGGAAGACATACCGAATCGGGGACCTTGTTCGGGTCCGTTGTATCGCCGTTCATAAAGAGGAACGGACGATTGACTTTGAACTGGTTGGCGATAAGACGGAGGGAACCTGGAAGAGGAAGAAGACACCTAAGGTGATCCTCGCTCCTGGCAAAGAGAAAAAGGAAAAGCACACGTTTTCTCCTGTGGGAGGAAAGCTAAAGTCTTTGAATCACCAAATGGAGCGTAAGAAGAAAAAGAAGAGAAAAAAGGGGAAGAAATAA